A genome region from Bacillaceae bacterium IKA-2 includes the following:
- the tatA gene encoding twin-arginine translocase TatA/TatE family subunit, whose translation MLPNIGIPGLILILVIALIIFGPKKLPEMGRAIGDTLKEFKKSTKELTVDDDDSEKK comes from the coding sequence ATGTTACCAAACATCGGAATTCCAGGCTTGATTTTAATTTTAGTAATTGCACTCATAATTTTCGGACCTAAAAAACTACCTGAAATGGGTAGGGCAATAGGGGACACACTGAAGGAATTTAAAAAATCTACAAAAGAGTTAACGGTAGATGATGATGATTCGGAAAAGAAGTAA